The genomic region CTTCGCGCCGGGTGATGCGATCGCCCGTACTGGCCGCTTGCGAGACCATTTGCTGGACTTCCGGTGCCGATTTCGCCGTTTCGACAAAGGCGCGCTTGCTAAATTTATCGAATGTATCGGGATTGAGATAACCTTGCTCTAACAAAGCATCGGCACTATTGGCTAATTCAATTAAGGAATAGGCTTGACTTTTACTGATTTCCTGTTCCTTGAGCCATTTTAAAAACCCGGTGCCGCGTCCTTCGCCGCCCTTCTTCTCGCGATCGCGCACCGCCCGCAGAATCCTACCGCGCCAAATATCGGTTTGCAAGTCGAAATGGTCGCAGACCTTCCATGCATTCTCAATTTGCTGCTGGAACTCGTACTCCGGGATCTCCTCATCGCTGGGATCCGGAAGCTGAAAATTGAGGTCGGTGACGCTTTCAAGCGCAGCAGCGAGTGCTTCTGGGGATTCGGGTAATTCAGCCATGGAGAGCAACCACGATCGGGCGACAGCCGAATTATTATGGCACGATTCGGGAATGCTCGCAGGGGTTACGGGCGATCGCCCGTAACCCTCTTACTCGGAGGTTCCCACTTCTTCCCCAAATGGCCCTGGGAAGGCGATCGCCGACAGTCCCACCGACTCTAACACGCTCTTCCACAACTGACCCAAGCTCGGATCCTCCGGATGCTGGCGTCGCGCTGCGCTCAAAGTCGCGAGCAAATCGTACCAATACCCGTGACTGGCATACCACTGCACCCGTTCGACAGTGCTTTGTGCCGCCAACTCCCCCTGTTGTTCCGCGTTCAACGCCACGCGCTGCACCCATCCGACAAACACCGGATCGTTCGGGGTCGGCTTGGCGGCACAGCTCACCGACAAAAACCACTGATAATTTTTACCGACTTCTAAAGGGGCACTCGCCTCCGAAGGACGAAACCCGACCAACCCTCCCCCTTGGGGAACGGGAAAAGCGATCGCCTCGGAAGAGTCCCCCGTCTCATCTCGAAACAGCAAGCGGACTTGGGTAGCGGAGGTTTTAGGAAAATTAACAAACACTGTCGGGTGGGAAGCCAAAGTCAGTCCGTAATTGCGACGCGGCATCAAGACTTCGATCTCGTCTTCATCGGGCTGACAGCGCCCCCCATCCCGGGCGCCTGCACCCGCCGTGTCGTCCGGTTTGTCCTCCCCGGGAGGGTCGAAGGCTTCTTGAAAGATAATCGATTCGGACAGGGGTGGGGACAGTGGGGGAGCCGTTTGGGGAGCTATTTGAGCGATCGCGCCCCCGGCACTTCCCAAACAACCCACCCATAAACTGAGGCCCAGAGGTTGTAAAAGATTGCAAAATTTCATGACTCTTACAGTTATTGCCAATGGCCGACCAAAACAAAAGGCGACCAATAATAAGGATGGCGATACTGCTCTTGTTTTAACAAAAATAATTGAGCTTGACGCAACGCTTCACCTTTTGTAAAGCCTTCTTTTAATAAACGATAAAATTGCGCCATCAGTTCGGCGGTGGAACGGTCTTGAACCGACCACAACGTTGCTAACGTACTGCGAGCCCCCGATCGCACCGCGACCCCCGCCAATCCCAAGGCGGCGCGATCGTCGCCAAATGCCGTCTGACAAGCACTGAGGACGAGCAATTCAATCGGCGCGCGATCGCGCTGTTCTTGCAAGATCTTATCCAAATCTTTAACTTGAATGCGATCGTTCCAAGTCAATAGAAAAGTTTGCTCGGCTTCGGAGCTAAATTGGCCGTGAGTCGCTAAATGAACGATCGAAAATAAATTAGATTCTAACGATTGAGAAAGAGAAGCTTTGGTAAACTCCTCGTTTAATAAAATTTTTGGAGAAAGTAAACTGTCTAAGGCTCTAATTTCTACGGCGACTCCCGGCAAAGCCGAAAATCCTTGACGGGCTTCGGCTAACCCTCCGGTTAACATGGCTCGGTTTTGAGACAACTGGGAAGGTAACTCTAATAATTGCAAGCCCGGGGTGAGGGCGATCCTATATTTTTCAATTAAGAACTGCTCGCCATCGTAGAGCGCGGACATGGGTAAATTCCTTAAAAATCCATCGAGAACAAACACCAACGTTTGGATATTTGCTTGTTCTAATAACGGTTCGGCAGGACGAATCAACCAATCGTACAGTTGGCGGGCGGGCTGAATAATACGAAAGATCGGAAAAACCGGGTTTAAGGCGGCGAACGTGTCCCCGAAAACCTCTTTTCTCTCCTCGAAACTGACCGAGGTGGCGTAGTGGGCTAAGGGTTGTCCGGGCAGAGACACGATGACATCGATCCGGTTTTCGAGGACGATCGGATAAATTAAAGCTGCTTGAGGGTCGATGTCTTCAATCGGTTGTAACTGATAAGTTTTGCAGGCTTCGCGAAAAAAGTTTTCGAGTTCTCGTAATTGTAAGGCTTCGATCGCCTGTCGAGATTTTTGCAATCTGACTTGTTGTTTTGCTAACGGTAAGCGATCGACATTTTCGAGTAATAAAGACACGTAGGCTCGATAAATCGGTTCGACTCGCTCGCGAAAAGAAAAGCGCACGTCTGAATGAACCGCGACCAGGTCTTGACGTAAGGATTCTAACGCTTGAACCGCCTGTTCGTAAGCGACGATCGCCTCCTCCGATTGTCCGGTGGCGGCGAGGAGGCGCCCGTGTTGGGCGTGCCAACTGGCGGCGAGGTCGGCGGCGTCCGACGTTGAGGCCCATTGCAACCCTTGGCGGGTTAAGGCAATTGCCTCGGAATATTGCCCCTGTCGTTCGTAGAGGACCCCCAAGTGTCCGAGGGCGTAAGCTTCGGCGCGACGATCGCCGATCTGGCGGGCCTCGTCGATCCCTCGGGCGAGGATCGCGGCGATCTCGCGAGGGTCTACCGGGTACTCCCAGGTGGCAGTCTGCATCGCCGTTTCGGCAAAATTAACCCGGGCGTAAATCAGCGATCGCGATCGGGGCAACTCGTCGAAGGCGCCGATTATGCTGGGGATGAGGGCGATCGCGGCCTCCTGACGGTCGCTGGCTACCAATAAATTTAACTGATTGAGACGGGCTTGCACTTGCAGCAGCCGAATCGGACTGGTCGTGGCGGCGCGGTCGTAAAAGGCGATCGCCGCGTCGGTTTGTTGCTGCAAGCGGGCGTTATTCCCCAATTGAAACAGGCTTTCCGCTTCGGCGATCGGATCGTCGAACTGTTGCGCGAGGTGCAAACTGGTGGTTAAAACCGCTTCGGCGCGATCGCGATCGCCGACGACTTGCAAAACCGCCCCCAAACTGCGCAATGTCGAGGCTTTGAGGAGGGAATTGGCAGAATTTTCTAGTTGTCGTTCCAGGTGTTCCAAACTTTTTTGCGCTTGGCGGTAGAGTCCCAAAGCTTGCAAGGCTTGAGCGCGATCGATCGTCACCGCGATCGCCCCGTCGCGATCGCCGATCTCGCGGTAAATCGCGATCGCTTCGTCCCAGGTATCGAGGGCCGCTTGGGGGTTGCCCCGGTGAAACTCTAGGGTGCCGCGCGTTTGCAGCCATCGGGCACGCACGAACGAATCGCCGACCTGGGGCAGTAAATCCGCCCCTTGGGCGAGCGATCGCTCGGCGGCGTCCACTTGTCCCGCATCGTAATAAGCAATGGCCAAAGCACTGTATGCTAAAGCTGCATCGCGGCTATTGCCTTCCCTGGCGACTCGTTCCCAAACCTCGATCGCGGCGTCGATCTGTCCGGTTTCGTACAATTGGCGACCGAGATCGAGGCGATCGCGATCGATCGGTGCCGCGATCGTCTCTGGAGGCCCGACAGAAGTAGGATGGCGGGCGAAGGTCGCCGTTTGGATCGGGGCGATCGCGATCGAACTCATCAAGAAGAGGACAATGAAGAGGAACCAGCGAGGGACACGCATGGGGATTTTAGATTTGTTAGATTCTAGATTTTAGATTTGAGGTTGGGGACAATAACGGTGGAAGCGGCGATCGAGAGATGCGCACTACGGATGCTCCCTTTCCTGTTGGTGGTTGCCTCCTGCCTCATCCCGATTCCCCCAAACATACCGAGCGATCGCCCTTTCTAACGGGGGCAACAAGTTCTATATTTCCCTGGGGATTGACTTGCCATGCCGTTGCTTCCAACACCGCCCGACGATCGCGCGTTGGCGATGGCGAAGTGGGCGTTTCAGAGGCATAAAAGTGAAAATCGCGCACTGCACCTTGACCGAGGAGGAATTGGCGTGGATCTTCGGGCAAACCGCCGCGTCCGGCGATCGTAAAGCGGTTTCCGCGAGTGGCGGGACAACCGGAAACGACTTGTTCGAGGGGATCTTGGAAACTGTCGGGGGTCAAAACTAACCCCGATGCTGGGTTGACCTCCGGGGTATTCAGTTCGACAATGCCGCGAAACTGGGGACCGAGTTGAGAGGAGGCGGTAATATCCGATCGCGGCGTCGGTCGGGGTCGGAATTGGGTGCCGAAAACCCCCAGCGCCGAAATCTCGACCCGTCCGGCGAAACTGTCTTGGGCGTTGGCGGTAATATCGCTATTCTCTAGGGCGAGTAAGGTTTGGGTGGCGATCTCAATATTGCCTCCGGTCGCATTACCTCGGGCGTTGGTGCCGATCTGCGATCGCCCGCGCAGTTGGATGTCCGGTACTCGCAGTACGATGTTGGCGCGATCGCCCTCTACCGTATCCGCCGTCAAAGTTCCTCGATTCAGCCGCAACTGTTGCGCTACCACGCTCAAATTGCCTGCCGCCCCTCGATTGTCGCTACTGACCGACAGTTGCGCCCCGTCGCCAATCTCCAAGCGTCCGGTTTCGACCCGCAAGGCATTGACATTCCCCGACCCGGGAGAACTGGCAAAAATCCCACTCGGATAGCGTTGTCCCGATTCGTCGCGCACGAATTCCGACAAATTCTCCACCGTAGACGCGGACACCGGAAACCCGCCGATCGCCGTCACCGACTTGCGGGCACGCACGAAGACGCTGCCCCCGTCACTGTCGCCAAAGGTGGCCGCCGAAATTTGAGCGCCGTCACGCAAGACTAATTCAGAAGTATCGACGACAATATCTCCCCCGACACCGACGGCGCCGCGATCGCTTTGCGCCACCAAACGGCTGGTAAACCCTTGCGCAGAAACGCCACTGAGTTCGATCCGTTCGCTGGCGCGGAGGGTAAGGTTGCCACCGTCACCGATTCCTTCGGTTCCGACATCGATTTTTGCCCCGTCGCGCAGGACTAAGCGCTGGGTTTCTACGAGGATATCGCCGCCATTGCCGCGACCGGAACGTTGGACGGCTGTCACTAACTGGCTCACGGGTTTGGCTTCTTCCTGTCCGATTAAGGTCAATCGTTCGCTGGCGCGAATGGTGATGCTGCCCCCGGTTCCTTCGGCAAACAAGTCCGAGGCGACGATGGCACTCTCGCGCACGGTCATGCGGCGGGTCTCGATCGCGATATTGCCGCCATTCCCTCGGCTGGCCCGGCGGGAGACCGTGGCAACAATCCCCCCGGAAAGATTGAAGTTATTGCCGCGATCGCTCAAATCGATGGTATCGGCGCGGATCGTAATATTGCCCGCGTTGCCGGACCCTGCCGCCAGGGAGGACACTAAGGCTCCTCCCGTGACGACTAAGGATCGTGTTTCGAGGAACAACTCTCCGCCATTGCCCGCACTCTCGGTCTCGCTACTGAGTCGCACTCTGCCGTCGAGGCGGATTTCCCCGGCGCTGACGGTCAGTTGGCCTGCATTGCCCGTTCCGCCTTCACGGGCGATCGTCGTCAGCAAGGTATTGAATCGCATCGGTTGGTTGTCTGAA from Oxynema aestuarii AP17 harbors:
- a CDS encoding DUF928 domain-containing protein; the protein is MKFCNLLQPLGLSLWVGCLGSAGGAIAQIAPQTAPPLSPPLSESIIFQEAFDPPGEDKPDDTAGAGARDGGRCQPDEDEIEVLMPRRNYGLTLASHPTVFVNFPKTSATQVRLLFRDETGDSSEAIAFPVPQGGGLVGFRPSEASAPLEVGKNYQWFLSVSCAAKPTPNDPVFVGWVQRVALNAEQQGELAAQSTVERVQWYASHGYWYDLLATLSAARRQHPEDPSLGQLWKSVLESVGLSAIAFPGPFGEEVGTSE
- a CDS encoding CHAT domain-containing protein — protein: MRVPRWFLFIVLFLMSSIAIAPIQTATFARHPTSVGPPETIAAPIDRDRLDLGRQLYETGQIDAAIEVWERVAREGNSRDAALAYSALAIAYYDAGQVDAAERSLAQGADLLPQVGDSFVRARWLQTRGTLEFHRGNPQAALDTWDEAIAIYREIGDRDGAIAVTIDRAQALQALGLYRQAQKSLEHLERQLENSANSLLKASTLRSLGAVLQVVGDRDRAEAVLTTSLHLAQQFDDPIAEAESLFQLGNNARLQQQTDAAIAFYDRAATTSPIRLLQVQARLNQLNLLVASDRQEAAIALIPSIIGAFDELPRSRSLIYARVNFAETAMQTATWEYPVDPREIAAILARGIDEARQIGDRRAEAYALGHLGVLYERQGQYSEAIALTRQGLQWASTSDAADLAASWHAQHGRLLAATGQSEEAIVAYEQAVQALESLRQDLVAVHSDVRFSFRERVEPIYRAYVSLLLENVDRLPLAKQQVRLQKSRQAIEALQLRELENFFREACKTYQLQPIEDIDPQAALIYPIVLENRIDVIVSLPGQPLAHYATSVSFEERKEVFGDTFAALNPVFPIFRIIQPARQLYDWLIRPAEPLLEQANIQTLVFVLDGFLRNLPMSALYDGEQFLIEKYRIALTPGLQLLELPSQLSQNRAMLTGGLAEARQGFSALPGVAVEIRALDSLLSPKILLNEEFTKASLSQSLESNLFSIVHLATHGQFSSEAEQTFLLTWNDRIQVKDLDKILQEQRDRAPIELLVLSACQTAFGDDRAALGLAGVAVRSGARSTLATLWSVQDRSTAELMAQFYRLLKEGFTKGEALRQAQLFLLKQEQYRHPYYWSPFVLVGHWQ
- a CDS encoding beta strand repeat-containing protein, coding for MSNERYPLISATAIAAIAISVGETSLAQVLPDASLGDEASRLRRETPTTSTIEGGARRASNLFHSFREFNVGDGQAVWFANPPGVDNILMRVTGNNPSNIFGTLGVRGSANLFSLNPNGFIFGGNARLDLRGAFVATTAEAIALSDGSLFGTFPGSNADTVPLLSVAVPIGLQYGGNPAPIQLQQADLDLSPGQNVTFLGGDVRFADSRLRAPGGRIELGGLSGSGAIALNPFVPSEGSGRADLSLVNSELNVLAGGGGEIAIRAGNVELIASSLDAGLFNGLGGPGAVAGDIEIEATGAIVLRENSRIVNTVLPSAIGRGGNIAIAADSAIVRDSIVAAESASQGDAGNITVAVSGLLDLASTEPFRGRPPQFQGGPQDTTIANSDNQPMRFNTLLTTIAREGGTGNAGQLTVSAGEIRLDGRVRLSSETESAGNGGELFLETRSLVVTGGALVSSLAAGSGNAGNITIRADTIDLSDRGNNFNLSGGIVATVSRRASRGNGGNIAIETRRMTVRESAIVASDLFAEGTGGSITIRASERLTLIGQEEAKPVSQLVTAVQRSGRGNGGDILVETQRLVLRDGAKIDVGTEGIGDGGNLTLRASERIELSGVSAQGFTSRLVAQSDRGAVGVGGDIVVDTSELVLRDGAQISAATFGDSDGGSVFVRARKSVTAIGGFPVSASTVENLSEFVRDESGQRYPSGIFASSPGSGNVNALRVETGRLEIGDGAQLSVSSDNRGAAGNLSVVAQQLRLNRGTLTADTVEGDRANIVLRVPDIQLRGRSQIGTNARGNATGGNIEIATQTLLALENSDITANAQDSFAGRVEISALGVFGTQFRPRPTPRSDITASSQLGPQFRGIVELNTPEVNPASGLVLTPDSFQDPLEQVVSGCPATRGNRFTIAGRGGLPEDPRQFLLGQGAVRDFHFYASETPTSPSPTRDRRAVLEATAWQVNPQGNIELVAPVRKGDRSVCLGESG